The genomic segment TATTTCACACATCAAACttcaaacaaaaatgaaatctGTAACGGAATTTCTAGCAAAACACTCGATcaacaatgtatatgtttggggaaataatttgatatcattCCTTCAAACAAATGTGTAAGTAGAATCATTACAAGGGTTCCAAAGTCTGCCATTCTACCACTGATTTATATCATTCGGAGACAATGTATGAGACAGTCCAAACTAGAAGGGAAGATGGGGCTTCAAATGTGGCTAGCATGGAGATGTTAAAGTTTACTGTGGCGTAGAATTCTCGACggataatttacaaaataagcGTCGGTGTAAACCTTATGACACTATCAGGAAGAAAGGTGCGGAAAGTAGCATTGCTGTTTCGGTAGTCCATGACCTTCTGGTGAGATCATTTTATACTTGCAGTATAAATTATTACATACTAATAAGTACGTAAAGCCGGGTTTTTATCACGCACCAACAAATATCCCTTCACAACAATCTATTTGATGTACGTGCTTGAACTCCAACACGCATCACACCTCTCCCGTTATGCTTTAAACTTATTGTTCGTCACGGTCTGCTAATTTCCGACCTATCACAGCCGAGCATACAAATTAATTAGGTAAGATAATTAACAACCTTTGCGTTTCCATCGTACCAAATGACCTTCCCAGAATTCCATCACTTCAGTCAACTCAAACAACAATCTACGTCGTAAAGTTTCTAACGCTCCTGTCTATTCCACGTGCGCTATGTAACAGTATTGGAATCAATACTCGACATGCGCAAGCTGGTTCAAGAATTGAACTTTAAACTGAATGAAAAACGGGTAAACTGAagtaaaatgtattataaatatgAGAGGAAAGTGTTACCTAACGCATTCTAAATGTTGACCTTTATCTTGACAAAAGCTATGCAACACCGCACAGATTCAAATCATCACTCATGTTAACATCCGAGTCATTAGGGATCCGCTGTATTTATCAGTGACCTTTCTGTAAACATAGAAATAGGGATATAACGCACTAGTTCGTTCTATGGATGGACACTGTAAATGTATCCGAAATGGTGGTATTCTTAGCTAGTATCTAAATAGTTTTGACCACCAAACTACGAGGTTACAAAGTCAGACAGGAAGTTTCCATTCCCTTATAATTAGAGATAAAGATAACTGATTGAAGGCACGCGAACAGATAGGTATCGTTTACCTAGGGTAAGGTACAGATGATCATAGCGGCAATAGTTGATGTTGCTTAAGTTACGGTTAAATGGCGAGCATGAATCCTCTCTCCAGAAATTGAGTACACGTCAAAGTTACTTATTTATCCCCGTACTATACACTATCATATTTCCTGGTGTGGGAGGTCGCTGCCACCATAGACTAATAAACGTTCTCAGTAGGTTCCCATACTTTAAAGACTAATGCATTCTCTTACGTCGGTACGAGTTCTTATTTAACTTATTTAACTGTTACATGTAACACTTCTCATACCGAGATATTTGTTTACTGAGTAAGGATGATCAATGTGGGAAAATAAGATCATGatgaatttaaatcatttttcagGAGATCCATCGTTCTAAAGAGAATAATTTGATTCATTCACATAAGGGTGTAAATTCACGGATCGTCTCGTCACATCCACTCTCCGCGAAACATCACGTCTCATCCACTCTCCGTGAAACGTCAAATGTGATCCACTCTCCGTGAATCGTCATGTTAGATCCACATTCTGTGAATCGTCACGTCTGAACCTCTCTTCCTGAATCGTCAAGTGAGATCGGATACTCCCGACTCCGACAAACACGATTTCACAATACCGCATGCCGATTAAGATCCACACCTAGCCTGGATACTCCCGATTCGGATTAACACTGTTTTgcaaaactttctaaaattCTTTATAAGCAGCACTTTTTCGAGCTCTACACTATCATTATGTTATTAGATTTAAGTGAGTAGTGATACCAATAGCGAACATTGCTTGCTGACAATGTTTGATGGGTAAATGGTAGCCGTTTCCAGCTATGTTGGTATACCCTGATGAACTTAATCTCTTGGTCGacgtttttgttttcatacgaAACGTTATCAAAGGAGCTTGACAAGACCTTTACTTTTCGATATAAcgataatgttttaaataacacTAGATTATTATTCACGCtaattacattattttgaccttgaaattaaTGTCATTAAGGTATTTCTATATCAGGTAAATATCTAGTTATCACAGCATAACCAACAAGGACTTGTTTCTATCAAGCTTTATACATGGCGATTGTGAACCTTTTTCTCTTTACCTAGCGCATGTCATAGATAATTAGACATTTAAGGGTTTGACCTGTGATGGATATTGACCGCTGAAACAACGTCCAACAAAGTAAACCCCTTTAAGCCGGAGGTAAGTGGACATACAGACTGACCAATCTAGGACATCTGTTAAGATcgatgtgttatatatacccagtataTTCTAAAAGGATGGCCTGGTAAAATGTCAAAGTTCATATACtcagtaaaacaaaaatagcaACAAGCCAAATCCAATACTGaaacataaatatgtacataacgACGGGTCACTCTACGACGGCATCATCACGTACTGAGAGACGAGTGACAAAAATCTatacagacacaagtaaatCTTCGTATTACGAACTGCATGTCCCCACAAAAATCCCTCAACGCTTGATATGGTTGGGTGTGGATTCGTAATAGAAAACGTTTTCTCGAGTATTGACAGTTTGACACCTACCTATACCTGTCAGATAATTGTGTTTTGGATTGGTCCTGTATTCCTATTCCATAACAATAGCTTCTGTTATGCTCTTCACTTGGACCATTACAAGCATTACAGAGCTACTATGATCACAGTCACACACGTGTAGTACTCTAATTAAGCAGATTGATAGCGACCTTACACGAGGTCAAGAAGGCTACCTAAGATACTCAGTGACGTCACTATCGACCTAGCATGTGTTTTTACATAATGTTACGACAGTCGCTCCTTACCGCTAGTGACGTAATCACACGGAATATGGTGAACAACTAGAAGACTAGGTCCTGAGTAAATAAAAGGAGTGCAACAAAAGGAATTaggtaaatagaggttacacaacgagtgattgttggatatggaatttatttcacacgagtaagttattttttaaaagttacaaaagacacgagctttagcgagtgttttttacaacttttaaaaaataacttactcgtgtgaaataaattccatatccaacaatttcgagtcgtgtgacctgtttctaccacaataatatcggcttgaatcaaagggaaacgtggccaagtataatttcgcgtatgcaaataaagtgtaccggtgacgtccgggacccggtgatgtgacgtcattagattattgatgacgtcaataacaattacagcttgggtcaaagttcaccgtgttagccaatcgaaatgcgtacagagtttataccacgtgtggtataaacatattgttaatcaacagctgtaatgattaactgatggtctaggagttgaataacacagggtattgtggtagaaatagaggttacacaacgagtggttgttggatatggaatttatttcacacgagtaagttactttttaaaagtttcaaaagacacgagctttagcgagtgttttttgcaacttttaaaaaataacttactcgtgtgaaataaattccatatccaacaatttcgagtcgtgtgacctgtttctaccacaataatatcggcttgaatcaaagggaaacgtggccaagtataatttcgcgtatgcaaataaagtgtaccggtgacgtccgggacccggtgatgtgacgtcattagattattgatgacgtcaataacaattgcagcttgggtcaaagttcaccgtgttagccaatcgaaatgcgtacagagtttataccacgtgtggtataaacagattgttaatcaacagctgtgatgattaactgatggtctaagagttgaataacacagcgtattgtggtagaaatagaggttacacaacgagtggttgttggatatggaatttatttcacacgagtaagttattttttaaaagttacaaaagacacgagctttagcgagtgttttttgcaacttttaaaaaataacttacgagtgtgaaataaattccatatccaacaatttcgagtcgtgtgacctgtttctaccacaataatatctgCTTGAATCAAaaggaaacgtggccaagtataattttgcgtatgcaaataaagagtaccggtgacgtccgggacccggtgatgtgacgtcattagattattgatgacgtcaataacaattgcagcttgggtcaaagttcagcGTGtcagccaatcgaaatgcgtacagagtttataccacgtgtggtataaacagattgttaatcaacggctgtaatgattaactgatggtctgagagttgaataacacggggtattgtggtagaaacagatATACACTTCTTCGTATATACAAATTATTGTTATCAATGATATGTTACGTAttaaaattgttgtaaaaagTAACACGTGCTGTGTCAACAATATATACCCAGTACTCAATAACAGGTGTAAGAGTCTGTCGACTTCACATTTACCTTAATATGAGTTTAACACTGTGTACTCGGTACTCACCATTAGAGGggtataacactgtatactcGGTACTCACCATTAGAGGggtataacactgtatactcGGTACTCACCATTAGAGGGGTATTACATTTCACCTGGTACTCACCATTAGAGGGGTATAACACTTTACTGGGTACTCACCATTAGAGGggtataacactgtatactcGGTACTCACCATTAGAGGggtataacactgtatactggGTACTCACCATTAGAGGggtataacactgtatactcGGTACTCACTATTAGAGGGGTATTACATTTCACTTGGTACTCACCATTAGAGGGGTATAACACTTTACTGGGTACTCACCATTAGAGGggtataacactgtatactggGTACTCACCATTAGAGGggtataacactgtatactcGGTACTCACCATTAGAGGggtataacactgtatactcGGTACTCACCATTAGAGGggtataacactgtatactcGGTACTCACCATTAGAGGggtataacactgtatactcGGTACTCACCATTAGAGGggtataacactgtatactcGGTACTCCCCATTAGAGGggtataacactgtatactcGGTACTCACCATTAGAGGggtataacactgtatactcGGTACTCACCATTAGAGGggtataacactgtatactcGGTACTCACCATTAGAGGggtataacactgtatactcGGTACTCACCATTAGAGGggtataacactgtatactcGGTACTCACCATTAGAGGGGTATAACACTTTACTGGGTACTCACCATTAGAGGggtataacactgtatactcGGTACTCACCATTAGAGGggtataacactgtatactcGGTACTCACCATTAGAGGggtataacactgtatactcGGTACTCACCATTAGAGGGGTATTACATTTCACTTGGTACTCACCATTAGAGGGGTATAACACTTTACTGGGTACTCACCATTAGAGGggtataacactgtatactcGGTACTCACCATTAGAGGggtataacactgtatactcGGTACTCACCATTAGAGGggtataacactgtatactcGGTACTCACCTATTAGAGGGGTATTAACATTTCACTTGGTACTCACCATTAGAGGGGTATAACACTTATACTGGGTACTCACCATTAGAGGggtataacactgtatactggGTACTCACCATTAGAGGggtataacactgtatactcGGTACTCACCCATTAGTGGggtataacactgtatactcGGTACTCACCATTAGAGGGGTATTAACATTATCAACTCGGTACTCACCATTAGAGGGGTATAACACTTTACTGGGTACTCACCATTAGAGGggtataacactgtatactcGGTACTCACCATTAGAGGggtataacactgtatactggGTACTCACCATTAGAGGggtataacacctgtatactcgGTACTCACCATTAGAGGGGTATTACAGTTTCACTTGGTACTCACCATTAGAGGGGTATAACACTTTACTGGGTACTCACCATTAGAGGggtataacactgtatactggGTACTCACCATTAGAGGggtataacactgtatactcGGTACTCCCCATTAGAGGggtataacactgtatactcGGTACTCACCATTAGAGGggtataacactgtatactcGGTACTCACCATTAGAGGggtataacactgtatactcGGTACTCACCATTAGAGGggtataacactgtatactcGGTACTCCCCATTAGAGGggtataacactgtatactcGGTACTCACCATTAGAGGggtataacactgtatactcGGTACTCACCATTAGAGGggtataacactgtatactcGGTACTCACCATTAGAGGggtataacactgtatactcGGTACTCACCATTAGAGGggtataacactgtatactcGGTACTCACCATTAGAGGGGTATAACACTTTACTGGGTACTCACCATTAGAGGggtataacactgtatactcGGTACTCACCATTAGAGGggtataacactgtatactcGGTACTCACCATTAGAGGggtataacactgtatactcGGTACTCACCATTAGAGGGGTATTACATTTCACTTGGTACTCACCATTAGAGGGGTATAACACTTTACTGGGTACTCACCATTAGAGGggtataacactgtatactcGGTACTCACCATTAGAGGggtataacactgtatactcGGTACTCACCATTAGAGGGGTATACCACTGTATACTCGGTACTCACTATTAGAGGGGTATTACATTTCACTTGGTACTCACCATTAGAGGGGTATAACACTTTACTGGGTACTCACCATTAGAGGggtataacactgtatactggGTACTCACCATTAGAGGggtataacactgtatactcGGTACTCCCCATTAGAGGggtataacactgtatactcGGTACTCACCATTAGAGGggtataacactgtatactggGTACTCACCATTATGGGGTTTAACACTGTATACTCGGTACTCACCATTAGAGGggtataacactgtatactcGGTACTCACCATTAGAGGggtataacactgtatactcGGTACTCACCATTAGAGGggtataacactgtatactcGGTACTCACCATTAGAGGggtataacactgtatactggGTACTCACCATTAGAGGggtataacactgtatactggGTACTCACCATTAGAGGggtataacactgtatactcGGTACTCACCATTAGAggggtataacaatgtatactcGGTACTCACCATTAGAGGGGTATTACACTGTATACTCGGTACTCACCATTAGAGGggtataacactgtatactcGGTACTCACCATTAGAGGggtataacactgtatactcGGTACTCACCGTTAGAGGggtataacactgtatactcGGTACTCACCATTAGAGGGGTATTACATTTCACTTGGTACTCACCATTAGAGGGGTATAACAGGTGCTGAACACTGCCGTAATTCCAACCAGAAGAACAAGCATCTGTAACTCAGCGAATCTTTTGTTGTATCCGTTATATTTCCTAGAACTTCCATTTAATATCTTTTTCTTTCTCCAGCTACTGAGTAGAGTATACATGACGGTCATGTTACACATGAATGTGGTAGATATGATGAGGAGGGCGAGGCCGGCGAACAGACAGTTGAATCCCTTGTGTATGGGCATAGGGGTGTAATAGTCAAAGAAACACCAAGTATAGGGGTAGTGCAGCACAAATTCACCAAACCCCGCCAAAGGTAAGGCGGCAATACACGCTGCGAATATccaacaacacaacaaaaatattgtgGCGTGTTTCTTTGACAGACGACTTTGGTACAAAAATGGATGTTTGATACATATGACTCTTTCTATGGACATTGCACAGACGATTGTCATTGTAGCATACGCAGCAAACGCCATCGAATATCCAAAATAGCTGCACATTACCTGTCCTCCCTtccatttaaaatcatttaaatagaCTGTTATGACAACAGGGGAAACAAGAGTTGTTCCTATCAGGTCCGTCATGGTGAGTCCGGCGACAAGCCTGTAAAATATAGTTCTCCTTTGCTCCCGTCCAGATCGAAGTAACACAAAAATCGCTAAAAGGTTTCCTATGACACCTGTCCCGAACATAATACCAGCACTCATTACAGAATTATTCTTTTTCAGTTGAAAAGCATCAGCATCAAAAGACGAGTTTGTAATGTTATCCTCGACGGTATCGAATGCTGCCAGAAACGTCTTTTTTGCACTGATGTTACCCATGTTGATATGTGAAGCGAAACTTTCACTGTGATCGTACTGACGCTTACTACTACTATAGGGAGAGAAGTACGGCAGCGTGGAGCTATCATACACGTCAGTCTGTGTAGCGGGGGAGCCAGCATCGTGCACACGTGTTGACCAATCCATGATATTTATAGGTATCCCCAGGAGAGAAAACTTACTAACACGATTTGCATCAAAGGTGAAATAATCTCACTATTAATGATTGTCATTCGGCATGTCCTGAGAGACATCTCGGCTCATAAACCTGGAGCGATATGATGTGGTCAATACAGCGCCCAATGGCGCGGGCAAATCACAAATCAGAAAATCAACACGCTGGTTTTAACTAAACGACTCCAAAAGGCTCTGCATGGCTTTCTGGGGTACAGCCTTCAATCACCTggaatacaaaacaaacaaataataatcataCATAACAAAACCCAAAGGTACCATAGTGCTGTGTCACAGatacacaacaaatacatttgtacgGGGAAAATCATTAGATCAGTAGAGAGCTATGTCATCGTATCAGTACAAAGGTTTTACACTGACTCACATCAACTTAATAAAATGGTTCACACTCACTGATTGGGTTAAAATTATGTTTACACTGATTGGCGCAAACTTTCAGTTCGTACAATGTTTACACTGACTGGCGCAAACTTTCAGTTCGTACAATGTTTACACTGACTGGTGCAATCTTTCCCTTGGTACAATGTTTACACTGACTGGAGCAAACTCTTAGTTTGTAAAATGCTTACATTGCCTGGCTCAAACGTTTAGTTTGTACTTTTAGTTTGCATTAATAGATTATTAGAAAACATGGATTACAATTTGTTTCAGAGTTGTTTACACTGTGagtatgtttatattgatatgtattggTTCTACGTAAGACTGACCTTGAATGGTTCTATGATGTTAGATCTTTTCTATGTTTTCTCCATCTTTCTTCTTTCCCTATTAATCATTTGATACCAAGGaaaacctttatatgaaatttaagaaagaagAACTTTCTAAGAAACaacgataacaaatttcaactggCAAACTCAAAGAAGGCCAACATGTCAGTCATTGTGTTTTCCCGATCAGTCTTTtgaagaaataatgataacaatcttcaattgtcaaaatccaagatggccgtcagtCGGACATTCTGTGTTTCCGATCAGACTCAAATTTAATATGCACAAATAGAGACCATGGGGAACCTAAATGTTCAGTTTTaaagaaatagcgaaaacaaggattgtttacggaggggcgacagacgacggacggactACAGACCACGGCCGTAGGGCAGGTTTAATATCCCACCATCAtcaatagcccaccatcatcaataacccaccatcatcaataGCCCCCTATCAtcaatagcccaccatcatcaataacccaccatcatcaataacccaccatcatcaataGTCCATCATCATCAATAGTCCACCATCAtcaatagcccaccatcatcaataGTCCACCATCATCaataacccaccatcatcaataacccaccatcatcaataTCCCACCATCAtcaatagcccaccatcatcaataACCCAACATCATCaataacccaccatcatcaataACCACCATCATCAATAGCCCACTATCATCaataacccaccatcatcaataGTCCACCATCATCaataacccaccatcatcaataGTCCACCATCATCaataacccaccatcatcaataACCCACTATCATCAATAACCCAACATCATCAATATCCCACCATCAtcaatagcccaccatcatcaataGTCCACCATCATCAATAGTCCACCATCATCAATAGTCCACCATCATCAATCATCTTCACTCGACTTGAAGGCGTTCACCGTCCTCGATACTCCATGTTAAGTTCATTTTCCCTTAATGTCCCCTGGGTTACAGAGAATGAAAGAGAACGCTTCACCTGAAGTATTTAGGATTGGAGTTCGcgaaaaatattttctttatattaaaCTTACATACGATATTCCGGTATATACTGTTTAAATAAATTACACGTgcacacaatatacatgtatattgatggaTTGAAAATATTTGACTGAGTATCGTTTTGACATGATGTCTTTTACTGAAAAtggtttttaaataaaaagtaatttttccttttttaattcATTGACTTATTCCTTTTTGAGAGTTTTTAAGAATTTTAAGTCTGTGTTATTTTACTTTCTACTGAAACTTAGAAATAAACTTGTTAATGTAAAGGTTTATTGGTAAGTGGTGGACAATTACGATGGAATGTAGATTACCTATCAGGTGGTAACCGGTGTCTCATATCACCGCCGTTATCTGGGGCAGATCTTTCTGTTTTCAACACGTTTTATCACACAGCCTCGTTGTGATTATTTACCGATAATAAGCATAAGATGTCCGCAgttgtacatatttacatatacaatgtactacaatAGCAGCGTTAGATTTCCGCAGTTGTACTGATTTACATAGACTACAATAGCAGCACGAAAAGTATATATAAAGTCGCTAAAAATGAAGTAAAATACAATAGCTGTCGTGTTTAAAGCGCAATAATATGTGTTCAAAAGAAAACACTTCAGCAAAGTTTCATGCAACAAACATTTCGTATATACGTGGTTAAAGAATTTGTAACAATAATAGGTTGTAGTCATATTTACTTTGCACACATTTCCCAGTCAGAGGTCTCCCGTGGCGTACACTTCAAACATCATTGACGGACAGTAGCTAGGTACTAagtaaaataaacatagatTACACACACCAACCTAACAGTGTAGAGTAAATATAAACCTTGTCTGTACGTGAACGTATCCTTCCTTCCTACACGTCCTGTGTCTGTAGTATTCCTGGCGACTTTAACCACTTAATCTATGTAAATAATACCATGTGCTTCACGTATACATGCAatactataaatagtaatactaCTGTTATTCGGGGTTCTCCTCTATAAGATGACATTCGTACCTCTGTGATTTGATGAAATGGTGACTATAATGCCTCCCACATTCCTTGAGATGTCAGACTTTAGATTAAGGAGATTACTACTTAGATATCGGGACATCTCTGTGCCCTTGATAAACTATTGTGCACAAACTGGATTCCATTTGTAGTTTTCCTGATGATCATGCTGTCAGCAAGCATGTCAAATCATAAAATGGTCggcatatatactgtaggtaaaccAGAACATTTAATCCGTATCGACCAAAGAACAGAGACATAGATTGTGGATGTTTATTGTTACGGTTATCTATATCACGATGTCACTTTCGTTTGGCTCTAAACGATATGAATTGTCAGCGAACCATAAAGCAATGTGCAGCAGGTCTTTTCGCCATTCTTTACTAAAAGGAGCATGATCAGTTGTTCTAGTGATTCCTTAGCTTCTGAACAACATGTTCACTTTTATAAATGAAATTAGTTACAGAGTAAAATGTGATGGCAATACACATTCAGCTCATTAAGTTAAAGTGTTCGTCGTTAAAGGTAATTAAGTAAATACCTATTCCATTGATTACTTCCATAGTCTGCCTAAATCCCTAGTCCGCCATACTCCACATCAGACCATTAACCTTACATTTAAT from the Pecten maximus chromosome 4, xPecMax1.1, whole genome shotgun sequence genome contains:
- the LOC117325052 gene encoding prostaglandin E2 receptor EP4 subtype-like isoform X2 produces the protein MDWSTRVHDAGSPATQTDVYDSSTLPYFSPYSSSKRQYDHSESFASHINMGNISAKKTFLAAFDTVEDNITNSSFDADAFQLKKNNSVMSAGIMFGTGVIGNLLAIFVLLRSGREQRRTIFYRLVAGLTMTDLIGTTLVSPVVITVYLNDFKWKGGQVMCSYFGYSMAFAAYATMTIVCAMSIERVICIKHPFLYQSRLSKKHATIFLLCCWIFAACIAALPLAGFGEFVLHYPYTWCFFDYYTPMPIHKGFNCLFAGLALLIISTTFMCNMTVMYTLLSSWRKKKILNGSSRKYNGYNKRFAELQMLVLLVGITAVFSTCYTPLMVRILINQTGVEPDLKTDLLMIRFASLNQILDPWVYILLRREVVWKVIQGIKFLFGVREKEPDYELTIQKANLMNDVRRLSHRPPEHMV
- the LOC117325052 gene encoding prostaglandin E2 receptor EP4 subtype-like isoform X1, which gives rise to MDWSTRVHDAGSPATQTDVYDSSTLPYFSPYSSSKRQYDHSESFASHINMGNISAKKTFLAAFDTVEDNITNSSFDADAFQLKKNNSVMSAGIMFGTGVIGNLLAIFVLLRSGREQRRTIFYRLVAGLTMTDLIGTTLVSPVVITVYLNDFKWKGGQVMCSYFGYSMAFAAYATMTIVCAMSIERVICIKHPFLYQSRLSKKHATIFLLCCWIFAACIAALPLAGFGEFVLHYPYTWCFFDYYTPMPIHKGFNCLFAGLALLIISTTFMCNMTVMYTLLSSWRKKKILNGSSRKYNGYNKRFAELQMLVLLVGITAVFSTCYTPLMVRILINQTGVEPDLKTDLLMIRFASLNQILDPWVYILLRREVVWKVIQGIKFLFGVREKEPDYELTIQKANLMNDGENQSCCRFCLHCMCDPPMKRPRSESLFSTSEYELRRSTIVRTSPMQSKIEGLRHDPRITRFGSEKELNQLLTTLRNQNQSKR